Genomic DNA from Vespa velutina chromosome 6, iVesVel2.1, whole genome shotgun sequence:
CGCTGGTATTCAAAGTTTTGATATATGTTTTCCATTTTGATTTTGTAAATAGATCGAgtttaaataatcgattaataatttcttttttttttttcttttttcttttttttttttttttataggtatGTTAACTGTACTCGATCAATCGGTAGGGCATGTAGTGAAAGCACTATACGAAAAAGACTTGTTGAAGAACACtgtgattattttttcaacggACAACGGAGGTCCAGCTGCTGGATTTAATTTGAATGCAGCTTCGAATTGGCCCTTGAGAGGCGTTAAAAATACACTTTGGGAAGGTTGTACGTTTATATTGTTTgtgatttcattaaattacgTTCATTGTGTTTCTAGGAGGTGTTAGAGGTGCTGGTTTATTATGGTCACCTTATTTAAATCATCCTGGTCGCATTAGCAAACAAATGATTCACATTACCGATTGGTTACCGACCATTTTATCGATCGCTGGAAGTGATACCTCCAATTTGACGAACATAGACGGCATAAATTTGTGGGAAGCATTGCGCGATGACAAGGAATCACCGCGTAGAACAATTTTACATAacatcgatgatatttttggAGTATCCGCTATTACCGTTGGCGATTGGAAATTGATACAAGGTAAAATTGTGAAAATTTAAGTTTATAGGGAAACAAATGTTTCatgaaagtaaaatttattaaagaaataaattcgtgTATACAAATCGTATCTCGTGTTTATAcgtatatccatatatatatatgttatatatatatatatatatatatatatatataactttataaattAAGTATAATGAAATAAGGGAAACATATACAATTTAAAGTCATTGAATCATCTGTTTGGTTTATaatctttcataattattagttCGACCGTAGGCAAGGTAAAGCatcttttatgaaataaaatcgtaagAAAGATCGTTCATTTACAAGGTTCTACCTATAATGGGGCATGGGATGGATGGTATGGTCCATCCGGAAGAGAATGGGTTTATAACGTTGGTGCAGTAATCGGTGGTATGGCTGGTCGTGTGATAACCAGTTTAGGTCTTTCTTTAACGCCAGAGAAAATCCATGAACTTCGAGATAATTCGCTTATCAAATGTCCACCTAAAAATGATTCTTTACCCGCATGCAAACCTTTAGAAGCAGCATGCCTTTTCAACGTTCAACAGGATCCTTGCGAGGATAATAATCTGGCTAACGAGTTAGTAGAccttatcaaaataattattcgataatataatatttacttgttTGATCTTAAATTATATTGGCACGTTAAATTTTTACAGATTACCAACGATATTGAAGAAATTACAAGATGaggtaaaaaaatttaatgcaaCGGCAATTCCTCCAGGGAATTTGCCATGGAACGAAAAAGCTGATCCAAAATTGTGGGATCACACTTGGACTAATTTCGGGGATTATATCGATACGATGACTAGTGCAGCGgcatgaaaaataaaactcttttcatttacttttatctttttcttttctttctttttaattcctaTCTCATTGATCATTAATGTAAgtatcatttgtatatattatcattatttcgttTCGTAACTTTTTTTTGAAGGTAA
This window encodes:
- the LOC124949746 gene encoding arylsulfatase J isoform X1, translated to MKMTRLRVIVQCFSFIFLIFARLVNNVSSTNRPNIIFILADDLGWNDVGFHGSGQIPTPNIDALAYSGLLLDKYYVTPICTPSRSALMTGKYPIHNGMQHGVLKGAEPRGLPLNEKILPEYLQDLGYSTHIIGKWHLGFYKKEYTPTYRGFNSHVGYWSGHQDYFDHTAVEEPYWGLDMRRDMKAAWELHGQYSTDVFTQEAVQLIENHNSTQPLFLYLAHAAVHSGNPYNPLPAPDFEVARHTSITDYNRRRFAGMLTVLDQSVGHVVKALYEKDLLKNTVIIFSTDNGGPAAGFNLNAASNWPLRGVKNTLWEGGVRGAGLLWSPYLNHPGRISKQMIHITDWLPTILSIAGSDTSNLTNIDGINLWEALRDDKESPRRTILHNIDDIFGVSAITVGDWKLIQGSTYNGAWDGWYGPSGREWVYNVGAVIGGMAGRVITSLGLSLTPEKIHELRDNSLIKCPPKNDSLPACKPLEAACLFNVQQDPCEDNNLANELPTILKKLQDEVKKFNATAIPPGNLPWNEKADPKLWDHTWTNFGDYIDTMTSAAA